From the genome of Gorilla gorilla gorilla isolate KB3781 chromosome 4, NHGRI_mGorGor1-v2.1_pri, whole genome shotgun sequence, one region includes:
- the UTP6 gene encoding U3 small nucleolar RNA-associated protein 6 homolog isoform X2, whose amino-acid sequence MAEIIQERIEDRLPELEQLERIGLFSHAEIKAIIKKASDLEYKIQRRTLFKEDFINYVQYEINLLELIQRRRTRIGYSFKKDEIENSIVHRVQGVFQRASAKWKDDVQLWLSYVAFCKKWATKTQLSKVFSAMLAIHSNKPALWIMAAKWEMEDRLSSESARQLFLRALRFHPECPKLYKEYFRMELMHAEKLRKEKEEFEKASMDVENPDYSEEILKGELAWIIYKNSVSIIKGAEFHVSLLSIAQLFDFAKDLQKEIYDDLQALHTDDPLTWDYVARRELEIESQTEEQPTTKQAKAVEVGRKEERCCAVYEEAVKTLPTEAMWKCYITFCLERFTKKSNSGFLRGKRLERTMTVFRKAHELKLLSECQYKQLSVSLLCHNFLREALEVAVAGTELFRDSGTMWQLKLQVLVESKSPDIAMLFEEAFVHVKPQVCLPLWISWAEWSEGAKSQEDTEAVFKKALLAVIGADSVTLKNKYLDWAYRSGGYKKARAVFKRNPAIWRT is encoded by the exons ATGGCAGAGATAATTCAGGAACGCATAGAAGATCGGCTCCCGGAATTGGAACAGCTGGAGCGCATTGGACTGTTCAGTCATGCGGAGATTAA GGCTATCATTAAGAAGGCTTCCGATCTAGAGTACAAAATCCAGAGAAGAACCCTTTTCAAGGAAGACTTTATCAATTATGTTCAA tATGAAATTAATCTTTTGGAGCTGATCCAGAGAAGAAGAACA CGCATTGGATATTCATTTAAGAAGGATGAGATTGAGAATTCTATTGTACACCGGGTACAAGGTGTTTTCCAACGTGCCTCAGCAAAATGGAAA GACGATGTTCAACTTTGGCTCTCCTATGTGGCTTTTTGTAAGAAGTGG gCTACTAAAACTCAACTTAGCAAGGTATTCTCTGCCATGTTGGCGATTCATTCCAACAAACCAG CTTTGTGGATTATGGCAGCCAAATGGGAAATGGAAGATCGATTGTCTTCAGAAAGTGCAAGGCAACTATTTCTTCGGGCACTGCGCTTTCATCCAGAGTGCCCAAAACTTTATAAAGAA TACTTTAGGATGGAGCTGATGCATGCTGAAAaactgaggaaggagaaggaagaatttGAAAAAGCCAGTATGGATGTG GAGAATCCTGATTATTCTGAAGAAATCCTTAAGGGCGAGTTAGCATGGATCATCTACAAAAATTCTGTAAGCATAATTAAAG gtgCAGAATTTCACGTGTCACTGCTTTCAATTGCACAGCTATTTGACTTTGCCAAAgatctacaaaaagagatttaTGATGA ccttcaggctCTACACACAGATGATCCTCTCACTTGGGATTATGTGGCAAGGCGAGAATTAGAGATTGAGTCACAGACAGAAGAGCAGCCTACAACGAAACAAGCCAAAGCAGTGGAGGTTGGCCGGAAGGAGGAGAGGTGCTGTGCTGTGTATGAAGAGGCAGTGAAGACTCTGCCAACAG AGGCCATGTGGAAGTGTTACATCACCTTTTGCTTGGAAAGATTTACTAAGAAGTCAAATAGTGGGTTCCTTAGAGGGAAG aggTTGGAAAGAACCATGACTGTATTCAGGAAGGCACATGAACTGAAGCTTCTGTCAGAATGCCAATACAAGCAGTTG AGTGTTTCGTTGCTGTGTCATAACTTCCTGAGGGAAGCTCTGGAAGTGGCAGTAGCTGGAACTGAATTGTTTAGAGACTCTGGGACAATGTGGCAGCTGAAGCTGCAGGTGCTGGTCGAGTCAAAGAGCCCTGACATAGCCATGCTTTTTGAAGAAGCCTTTGTGCACGTGAAACCCCAG GTTTGTCTGCCATTGTGGATTTCCTGGGCAGAGTGGAGTGAAGGTGCCAAAAGCCAAGAAGACACTGAGGCAGTCTTTAAG AAAGCTCTCTTAGCTGTCATAGGTGCCGACTCAGTAACCCTGAAGAATAAGTACCTGGATTGGGCTTATCGAAGTGGTGGCTACAAAAAGGCCAGAGCTGTGTTTAAAAG